In the Deltaproteobacteria bacterium genome, one interval contains:
- a CDS encoding class II aldolase/adducin family protein, translated as MAELTELKKVLAMSSRMLFNSGLVDYSGHISVRIPGSDHLLILPHPVSRAIVKPDDMVVTDFDGKVIEGKYKAPSEVYMHARAYKARSDVQSVAHLHNHMVATLSMVNKPFYPASSNPGAFFGPGPLPLYMDPALIHTIEQGDAVAKTLGKGDAVMLRGHGSMVVAQSIEWVFAACVDLEEAASRFYKASLLGAVMVYNEDETQRVMKGRRKDSVVQKVWDHNVAKTKLAGLMDGI; from the coding sequence ATGGCCGAATTAACCGAACTCAAAAAAGTGCTGGCGATGTCGTCGCGCATGCTATTCAACTCCGGACTGGTCGATTACAGCGGACATATCAGCGTGCGCATTCCCGGTTCCGATCACCTGCTGATTTTGCCCCATCCGGTCAGCCGCGCGATCGTCAAACCGGACGACATGGTGGTGACCGATTTCGACGGCAAAGTGATCGAGGGCAAGTACAAAGCGCCGTCGGAAGTCTACATGCACGCGCGCGCCTACAAAGCCCGTAGCGACGTGCAAAGCGTAGCCCATCTGCACAATCACATGGTGGCGACCTTGAGCATGGTCAACAAACCATTTTATCCCGCCTCGTCCAATCCCGGCGCGTTTTTCGGTCCCGGTCCGTTGCCGCTCTACATGGATCCCGCGCTGATCCACACGATTGAACAGGGCGATGCGGTGGCCAAGACCTTGGGCAAAGGCGATGCCGTCATGCTGCGCGGCCATGGCTCCATGGTCGTGGCGCAGTCGATCGAATGGGTGTTCGCCGCCTGCGTCGATTTGGAAGAAGCCGCGTCGCGTTTCTACAAAGCGTCGCTGCTCGGCGCCGTGATGGTTTACAACGAAGACGAAACCCAACGCGTCATGAAAGGCCGACGCAAGGATTCCGTGGTGCAAAAGGTTTGGGATCACAATGTCGCCAAGACCAAGCTCGCGGGATTGATGGACGGGATTTAA